In Nomia melanderi isolate GNS246 chromosome 4, iyNomMela1, whole genome shotgun sequence, the following are encoded in one genomic region:
- the LOC116425378 gene encoding polycomb protein Sfmbt isoform X2 → MYPSGKGMDICMNSVYASIPGLPELGMVWMGDMMVHGEPTHELMLDPRQAESPFFSHGSNPYEDIRNHQLAPTMVRYLPPQFSNECSEPDEAMEAVDVQEMQQEYDSQSERQEMTEYLTLEDYMGDEEREQVVTNAATQTTQDNRNRKIKPIKHPGLVLKTPIAYQPHTDLNFIPIRKDGIAVCEKCGAIGVKHAFYTKERRFCSRACARSSEHTAPTADSTYSPSHSIEAPTSVNPNSPNESKTIIKEETDIKDHIEFEKEKVISEPVMPEDLPVRRKRTAEMAGSYDWTPQLVEPGFCAAPVSCFKHAPISEIWDNITVGMKVEVENTDCDEVCEAFPDSFWVATVLRISGYRALLRYEGFGLNADKDFWVSLCSNDIHPVGWCATIGKPLIPPNTIANKYKDWKDFLMRRLTGARTLPTNFYNKVNDSMKSRFRCGLHLEVVDKNRISQVKVATIQKIVGKRLHVRYYDSPPEDNGFWCHEDSPLIHPVGWAKRVGQTLDAYPEYLERVSKSKLCEDDSTEDLFYVPKNHHLHLCYTFREGMKIEAIDPLNLSAICAATVMQVLKDDYIMIRIDSYDEDASGADWFCYHSCSPCIFPIGFCSQHGLPLTPPKGYDPTTFTWDAYLTETNTIPAPVQLFNREIPQHGFIEGMRLEAADLMDPRLVCVATITRVIGRLLRVHFDGWEDEYDQWLDCQSPDIYPVGWCDLVDHKLEGPRVLNKNTSPTVKSPRGLKRKAKRKLKKSSKVSCAKNILPRHSERISMAREREREVEPAQGVKIERERDVESLPEQRNREPEPAEEPAGPDQTLPSPTTGQGQTLNDTQSEIQSPPPPKERTATSYINVTSASSKYIPRLADGVQKSSESGDLVPSEWNVFDVAQFLRVNDCATYCDNFSKRKIDGKTLLTLTKDQIIDLTGFKVGPSLKIYDLIQQLKIKVNPAQERLKLGMKKLL, encoded by the exons ATGTATCCCAGTGGAAAAG GAATGGATATTTGTATGAATTCAGTGTATGCCTCCATCCCTGGATTACCGGAACTAGGGATGGTATGGATGGGCGATATGATGGTACATGGAGAACCTACTCATGAACTCATGTTGGATCCCCGTCAAGCTGAAAGTCCATTTTTCTCCCATGGCTCAAATCCATATGAAGACATTAGGAATCATCAACTCGCACCCACTATGGTACGATATTTACCACCACAGTTTTCTAATGAATGCTCGGAACCAGATGAAGCTATGGAGGCCGTTGATGTTCAAGAAATGCAACAa gaatatgATTCTCAATCTGAAAGGCAAGAAATgacagaatatttaacattagaagaTTATATGGGTGATGAAGAAAGAGAGCAAGTCGTAACAAATGCAGCTACACAAACTACTCAGGACAAtcgtaatagaaaaataaaacctATAAAACATCCTGGACTTGTTTTAAAAACCCCAATTGCGTATCAGCCACatacagatttaaattttattcccaTTCGTAAAGATGGTATAG CTGTTTGTGAAAAATGTGGTGCTATTGGCGTAAAACATGCATTTTACACAAAAGAACGCAGATTTTGCAGTAGAGCATGTGCACGATCTTCAGAACACACTGCTCCCACTGCAGATTCTACATATAGTCCATCTCATTCCATAGAAGCACCCACATCTGTAAATCCAAATTCACCAAATGAatcgaaa acTATAATTAAAGAAGAAACTGATATAAAGGATCACATTGAATTCGAAAAAGAAAAGGTTATATCTGAACCAGTGATGCCCGAGGATTTACCTGTAAGAAGGAAAAGAACTGCTGAAATGGCAGGATCTTATGATTGGACTCCACAACTTGTAGAACCTGGATTCTGTGCTGCTCCAGTATCTTGCTTTAAACAT gCACCTATATCAGAGATATGGGATAATATAACAGTTGGAATGAAAGTTGAAGTTGAAAATACTGATTGTGATGAAGTATGTGAAGCTTTCCCAGACTCTTTTTGGGTAGCTACTGTATTACGTATATCTGGATATAGAGCTTTATTAAGGTATGAAGGTTTTGGGCTTAATGCTGATAAGGATTTCTGGGTATCGTTGTGCTCGAATGACATACACCCAGTAGGTTGGTGTGCAACAATTGGAAAACCTTTAATTCCACCCAACa CAATTGCTAACAAATACAAAGACTGGAAAGACTTTCTAATGAGGCGATTGACCGGTGCAAGAACACTgccaactaatttttataataaagttaatgaTAGTATGAAGTCGCGCTTCAGATGCGGACTTCATTTGGAAGTAGTAGATAAAAATAGAATCTCACAGGTAAAAGTAgcaacaatacaaaagattgttgGGAAACGTTTACATGTAAGATACTATGACTCACCACCTGAGGATAATGGTTTTTGGTGCCACGAAGACTCTCCCCTCATACATCCTGTTGGCTGGGCCAAGAGGGTAGGACAGACGTTGGATGCGTATCCTGAGTATTTGGAACGTGTATCGAAATCAAAATTATGTGAAGATGATTCCACAGAAGATCTTTTTTATGTGCCAAAGAACCATCACTTGCATCTCTGTTACACATTTAGAGAAGGAATGAAAATAGAAGCCATTGACCCACTTAATCTTTCTGCCATATGTGCAGCAACAGTTATGCAAGTTTTGAAGGATGACTACATAATGATTCGTATAGATAGTTACGACGAGGATGCAAGTGGTGCTGATTGGTTTTGTTATCATTCATGTTCACCTTGCATTTTTCCAATCGGATTTTGTTCTCAACACGGTTTACCCCTTACACCACCAAAGGGTTATGATCCTACAACATTTACATGGGATGCATATTTAACAGAGACAAATACCATACCTGCTCCTGTGCAATTATTTAATAGG GAAATACCTCAACATGGATTTATTGAGGGAATGCGGCTTGAAGCTGCTGATTTAATGGATCCTAGATTAGTTTGTGTTGCTACTATTACTAGGGTGATTGGAAGGTTATtaagagtacactttgatggtTGGGAAGATGAATATGATCAGTGGTTAGATTGTCAAAGTCCTGACATTTATCCTGTCGGGTGGTGCGATCTAGTTGATCATAAATTAGAAGGGCCCCGTGTACTCAATAAAAACACTAGTCCTACtg TAAAATCACCAAGAGGCCTTAAACGTAAAGCTAAGAGAAAGTTGAAAAAAAGCAGCAAAGTATCCTGCGCGAAGAACATTCTACCTCGGCACAGTGAACGTATTAGCATGGCTCGTGAACGCGAACGTGAAGTAGAGCCAGCTCAAGGGGTAAAAATTGAAAGAGAACGCGATGTGGAAAGCTTACCAGAACAAAGAAATAGAGAACCGGAGCCGGCAGAGGAGCCTGCTGGACCTGATCAAACATTACCTAGTCCTACCACTGGACAAGGTCAGACATTAAATGATACTCAAAGCGAGATACAAAGCCCTCCACCGCCGAAAGAAAGGACTGCGACATCGTACATCAAT GTGACGTCTGCCTCTAGTAAATACATCCCAAGGCTAGCAGATGGTGTTCAGAAAAGTTCTGAGTCTGGTGATTTAGTGCCATCTGAATGGAATGTGTTTGATGTTGCACAGTTCCTTCGTGTTAACGATTGTGCAACATATTGCGATAATTTTAGTAAACGTAAAATAGATGGGAAAACTTTGTTGACACTCACTAAGGACCAAATAATAGACCTGACAGGTTTCAAAGTTGGGccttctttaaaaatatatgatctTATTCAGCaattaaaaatcaaagtgaatccaGCTCAGGAAAGGTTGAAATTaggaatgaaaaaattattataa
- the LOC116425378 gene encoding polycomb protein Sfmbt isoform X1, with protein MYPSGKGMDICMNSVYASIPGLPELGMVWMGDMMVHGEPTHELMLDPRQAESPFFSHGSNPYEDIRNHQLAPTMVRYLPPQFSNECSEPDEAMEAVDVQEMQQEYDSQSERQEMTEYLTLEDYMGDEEREQVVTNAATQTTQDNRNRKIKPIKHPGLVLKTPIAYQPHTDLNFIPIRKDGIAVCEKCGAIGVKHAFYTKERRFCSRACARSSEHTAPTADSTYSPSHSIEAPTSVNPNSPNESKVIKHTIIKEETDIKDHIEFEKEKVISEPVMPEDLPVRRKRTAEMAGSYDWTPQLVEPGFCAAPVSCFKHAPISEIWDNITVGMKVEVENTDCDEVCEAFPDSFWVATVLRISGYRALLRYEGFGLNADKDFWVSLCSNDIHPVGWCATIGKPLIPPNTIANKYKDWKDFLMRRLTGARTLPTNFYNKVNDSMKSRFRCGLHLEVVDKNRISQVKVATIQKIVGKRLHVRYYDSPPEDNGFWCHEDSPLIHPVGWAKRVGQTLDAYPEYLERVSKSKLCEDDSTEDLFYVPKNHHLHLCYTFREGMKIEAIDPLNLSAICAATVMQVLKDDYIMIRIDSYDEDASGADWFCYHSCSPCIFPIGFCSQHGLPLTPPKGYDPTTFTWDAYLTETNTIPAPVQLFNREIPQHGFIEGMRLEAADLMDPRLVCVATITRVIGRLLRVHFDGWEDEYDQWLDCQSPDIYPVGWCDLVDHKLEGPRVLNKNTSPTVKSPRGLKRKAKRKLKKSSKVSCAKNILPRHSERISMAREREREVEPAQGVKIERERDVESLPEQRNREPEPAEEPAGPDQTLPSPTTGQGQTLNDTQSEIQSPPPPKERTATSYINVTSASSKYIPRLADGVQKSSESGDLVPSEWNVFDVAQFLRVNDCATYCDNFSKRKIDGKTLLTLTKDQIIDLTGFKVGPSLKIYDLIQQLKIKVNPAQERLKLGMKKLL; from the exons ATGTATCCCAGTGGAAAAG GAATGGATATTTGTATGAATTCAGTGTATGCCTCCATCCCTGGATTACCGGAACTAGGGATGGTATGGATGGGCGATATGATGGTACATGGAGAACCTACTCATGAACTCATGTTGGATCCCCGTCAAGCTGAAAGTCCATTTTTCTCCCATGGCTCAAATCCATATGAAGACATTAGGAATCATCAACTCGCACCCACTATGGTACGATATTTACCACCACAGTTTTCTAATGAATGCTCGGAACCAGATGAAGCTATGGAGGCCGTTGATGTTCAAGAAATGCAACAa gaatatgATTCTCAATCTGAAAGGCAAGAAATgacagaatatttaacattagaagaTTATATGGGTGATGAAGAAAGAGAGCAAGTCGTAACAAATGCAGCTACACAAACTACTCAGGACAAtcgtaatagaaaaataaaacctATAAAACATCCTGGACTTGTTTTAAAAACCCCAATTGCGTATCAGCCACatacagatttaaattttattcccaTTCGTAAAGATGGTATAG CTGTTTGTGAAAAATGTGGTGCTATTGGCGTAAAACATGCATTTTACACAAAAGAACGCAGATTTTGCAGTAGAGCATGTGCACGATCTTCAGAACACACTGCTCCCACTGCAGATTCTACATATAGTCCATCTCATTCCATAGAAGCACCCACATCTGTAAATCCAAATTCACCAAATGAatcgaaagtaataaaacat acTATAATTAAAGAAGAAACTGATATAAAGGATCACATTGAATTCGAAAAAGAAAAGGTTATATCTGAACCAGTGATGCCCGAGGATTTACCTGTAAGAAGGAAAAGAACTGCTGAAATGGCAGGATCTTATGATTGGACTCCACAACTTGTAGAACCTGGATTCTGTGCTGCTCCAGTATCTTGCTTTAAACAT gCACCTATATCAGAGATATGGGATAATATAACAGTTGGAATGAAAGTTGAAGTTGAAAATACTGATTGTGATGAAGTATGTGAAGCTTTCCCAGACTCTTTTTGGGTAGCTACTGTATTACGTATATCTGGATATAGAGCTTTATTAAGGTATGAAGGTTTTGGGCTTAATGCTGATAAGGATTTCTGGGTATCGTTGTGCTCGAATGACATACACCCAGTAGGTTGGTGTGCAACAATTGGAAAACCTTTAATTCCACCCAACa CAATTGCTAACAAATACAAAGACTGGAAAGACTTTCTAATGAGGCGATTGACCGGTGCAAGAACACTgccaactaatttttataataaagttaatgaTAGTATGAAGTCGCGCTTCAGATGCGGACTTCATTTGGAAGTAGTAGATAAAAATAGAATCTCACAGGTAAAAGTAgcaacaatacaaaagattgttgGGAAACGTTTACATGTAAGATACTATGACTCACCACCTGAGGATAATGGTTTTTGGTGCCACGAAGACTCTCCCCTCATACATCCTGTTGGCTGGGCCAAGAGGGTAGGACAGACGTTGGATGCGTATCCTGAGTATTTGGAACGTGTATCGAAATCAAAATTATGTGAAGATGATTCCACAGAAGATCTTTTTTATGTGCCAAAGAACCATCACTTGCATCTCTGTTACACATTTAGAGAAGGAATGAAAATAGAAGCCATTGACCCACTTAATCTTTCTGCCATATGTGCAGCAACAGTTATGCAAGTTTTGAAGGATGACTACATAATGATTCGTATAGATAGTTACGACGAGGATGCAAGTGGTGCTGATTGGTTTTGTTATCATTCATGTTCACCTTGCATTTTTCCAATCGGATTTTGTTCTCAACACGGTTTACCCCTTACACCACCAAAGGGTTATGATCCTACAACATTTACATGGGATGCATATTTAACAGAGACAAATACCATACCTGCTCCTGTGCAATTATTTAATAGG GAAATACCTCAACATGGATTTATTGAGGGAATGCGGCTTGAAGCTGCTGATTTAATGGATCCTAGATTAGTTTGTGTTGCTACTATTACTAGGGTGATTGGAAGGTTATtaagagtacactttgatggtTGGGAAGATGAATATGATCAGTGGTTAGATTGTCAAAGTCCTGACATTTATCCTGTCGGGTGGTGCGATCTAGTTGATCATAAATTAGAAGGGCCCCGTGTACTCAATAAAAACACTAGTCCTACtg TAAAATCACCAAGAGGCCTTAAACGTAAAGCTAAGAGAAAGTTGAAAAAAAGCAGCAAAGTATCCTGCGCGAAGAACATTCTACCTCGGCACAGTGAACGTATTAGCATGGCTCGTGAACGCGAACGTGAAGTAGAGCCAGCTCAAGGGGTAAAAATTGAAAGAGAACGCGATGTGGAAAGCTTACCAGAACAAAGAAATAGAGAACCGGAGCCGGCAGAGGAGCCTGCTGGACCTGATCAAACATTACCTAGTCCTACCACTGGACAAGGTCAGACATTAAATGATACTCAAAGCGAGATACAAAGCCCTCCACCGCCGAAAGAAAGGACTGCGACATCGTACATCAAT GTGACGTCTGCCTCTAGTAAATACATCCCAAGGCTAGCAGATGGTGTTCAGAAAAGTTCTGAGTCTGGTGATTTAGTGCCATCTGAATGGAATGTGTTTGATGTTGCACAGTTCCTTCGTGTTAACGATTGTGCAACATATTGCGATAATTTTAGTAAACGTAAAATAGATGGGAAAACTTTGTTGACACTCACTAAGGACCAAATAATAGACCTGACAGGTTTCAAAGTTGGGccttctttaaaaatatatgatctTATTCAGCaattaaaaatcaaagtgaatccaGCTCAGGAAAGGTTGAAATTaggaatgaaaaaattattataa
- the LOC116425378 gene encoding polycomb protein Sfmbt isoform X4 yields MYPSGKVYASIPGLPELGMVWMGDMMVHGEPTHELMLDPRQAESPFFSHGSNPYEDIRNHQLAPTMVRYLPPQFSNECSEPDEAMEAVDVQEMQQEYDSQSERQEMTEYLTLEDYMGDEEREQVVTNAATQTTQDNRNRKIKPIKHPGLVLKTPIAYQPHTDLNFIPIRKDGIAVCEKCGAIGVKHAFYTKERRFCSRACARSSEHTAPTADSTYSPSHSIEAPTSVNPNSPNESKVIKHTIIKEETDIKDHIEFEKEKVISEPVMPEDLPVRRKRTAEMAGSYDWTPQLVEPGFCAAPVSCFKHAPISEIWDNITVGMKVEVENTDCDEVCEAFPDSFWVATVLRISGYRALLRYEGFGLNADKDFWVSLCSNDIHPVGWCATIGKPLIPPNTIANKYKDWKDFLMRRLTGARTLPTNFYNKVNDSMKSRFRCGLHLEVVDKNRISQVKVATIQKIVGKRLHVRYYDSPPEDNGFWCHEDSPLIHPVGWAKRVGQTLDAYPEYLERVSKSKLCEDDSTEDLFYVPKNHHLHLCYTFREGMKIEAIDPLNLSAICAATVMQVLKDDYIMIRIDSYDEDASGADWFCYHSCSPCIFPIGFCSQHGLPLTPPKGYDPTTFTWDAYLTETNTIPAPVQLFNREIPQHGFIEGMRLEAADLMDPRLVCVATITRVIGRLLRVHFDGWEDEYDQWLDCQSPDIYPVGWCDLVDHKLEGPRVLNKNTSPTVKSPRGLKRKAKRKLKKSSKVSCAKNILPRHSERISMAREREREVEPAQGVKIERERDVESLPEQRNREPEPAEEPAGPDQTLPSPTTGQGQTLNDTQSEIQSPPPPKERTATSYINVTSASSKYIPRLADGVQKSSESGDLVPSEWNVFDVAQFLRVNDCATYCDNFSKRKIDGKTLLTLTKDQIIDLTGFKVGPSLKIYDLIQQLKIKVNPAQERLKLGMKKLL; encoded by the exons ATGTATCCCAGTGGAAAAG TGTATGCCTCCATCCCTGGATTACCGGAACTAGGGATGGTATGGATGGGCGATATGATGGTACATGGAGAACCTACTCATGAACTCATGTTGGATCCCCGTCAAGCTGAAAGTCCATTTTTCTCCCATGGCTCAAATCCATATGAAGACATTAGGAATCATCAACTCGCACCCACTATGGTACGATATTTACCACCACAGTTTTCTAATGAATGCTCGGAACCAGATGAAGCTATGGAGGCCGTTGATGTTCAAGAAATGCAACAa gaatatgATTCTCAATCTGAAAGGCAAGAAATgacagaatatttaacattagaagaTTATATGGGTGATGAAGAAAGAGAGCAAGTCGTAACAAATGCAGCTACACAAACTACTCAGGACAAtcgtaatagaaaaataaaacctATAAAACATCCTGGACTTGTTTTAAAAACCCCAATTGCGTATCAGCCACatacagatttaaattttattcccaTTCGTAAAGATGGTATAG CTGTTTGTGAAAAATGTGGTGCTATTGGCGTAAAACATGCATTTTACACAAAAGAACGCAGATTTTGCAGTAGAGCATGTGCACGATCTTCAGAACACACTGCTCCCACTGCAGATTCTACATATAGTCCATCTCATTCCATAGAAGCACCCACATCTGTAAATCCAAATTCACCAAATGAatcgaaagtaataaaacat acTATAATTAAAGAAGAAACTGATATAAAGGATCACATTGAATTCGAAAAAGAAAAGGTTATATCTGAACCAGTGATGCCCGAGGATTTACCTGTAAGAAGGAAAAGAACTGCTGAAATGGCAGGATCTTATGATTGGACTCCACAACTTGTAGAACCTGGATTCTGTGCTGCTCCAGTATCTTGCTTTAAACAT gCACCTATATCAGAGATATGGGATAATATAACAGTTGGAATGAAAGTTGAAGTTGAAAATACTGATTGTGATGAAGTATGTGAAGCTTTCCCAGACTCTTTTTGGGTAGCTACTGTATTACGTATATCTGGATATAGAGCTTTATTAAGGTATGAAGGTTTTGGGCTTAATGCTGATAAGGATTTCTGGGTATCGTTGTGCTCGAATGACATACACCCAGTAGGTTGGTGTGCAACAATTGGAAAACCTTTAATTCCACCCAACa CAATTGCTAACAAATACAAAGACTGGAAAGACTTTCTAATGAGGCGATTGACCGGTGCAAGAACACTgccaactaatttttataataaagttaatgaTAGTATGAAGTCGCGCTTCAGATGCGGACTTCATTTGGAAGTAGTAGATAAAAATAGAATCTCACAGGTAAAAGTAgcaacaatacaaaagattgttgGGAAACGTTTACATGTAAGATACTATGACTCACCACCTGAGGATAATGGTTTTTGGTGCCACGAAGACTCTCCCCTCATACATCCTGTTGGCTGGGCCAAGAGGGTAGGACAGACGTTGGATGCGTATCCTGAGTATTTGGAACGTGTATCGAAATCAAAATTATGTGAAGATGATTCCACAGAAGATCTTTTTTATGTGCCAAAGAACCATCACTTGCATCTCTGTTACACATTTAGAGAAGGAATGAAAATAGAAGCCATTGACCCACTTAATCTTTCTGCCATATGTGCAGCAACAGTTATGCAAGTTTTGAAGGATGACTACATAATGATTCGTATAGATAGTTACGACGAGGATGCAAGTGGTGCTGATTGGTTTTGTTATCATTCATGTTCACCTTGCATTTTTCCAATCGGATTTTGTTCTCAACACGGTTTACCCCTTACACCACCAAAGGGTTATGATCCTACAACATTTACATGGGATGCATATTTAACAGAGACAAATACCATACCTGCTCCTGTGCAATTATTTAATAGG GAAATACCTCAACATGGATTTATTGAGGGAATGCGGCTTGAAGCTGCTGATTTAATGGATCCTAGATTAGTTTGTGTTGCTACTATTACTAGGGTGATTGGAAGGTTATtaagagtacactttgatggtTGGGAAGATGAATATGATCAGTGGTTAGATTGTCAAAGTCCTGACATTTATCCTGTCGGGTGGTGCGATCTAGTTGATCATAAATTAGAAGGGCCCCGTGTACTCAATAAAAACACTAGTCCTACtg TAAAATCACCAAGAGGCCTTAAACGTAAAGCTAAGAGAAAGTTGAAAAAAAGCAGCAAAGTATCCTGCGCGAAGAACATTCTACCTCGGCACAGTGAACGTATTAGCATGGCTCGTGAACGCGAACGTGAAGTAGAGCCAGCTCAAGGGGTAAAAATTGAAAGAGAACGCGATGTGGAAAGCTTACCAGAACAAAGAAATAGAGAACCGGAGCCGGCAGAGGAGCCTGCTGGACCTGATCAAACATTACCTAGTCCTACCACTGGACAAGGTCAGACATTAAATGATACTCAAAGCGAGATACAAAGCCCTCCACCGCCGAAAGAAAGGACTGCGACATCGTACATCAAT GTGACGTCTGCCTCTAGTAAATACATCCCAAGGCTAGCAGATGGTGTTCAGAAAAGTTCTGAGTCTGGTGATTTAGTGCCATCTGAATGGAATGTGTTTGATGTTGCACAGTTCCTTCGTGTTAACGATTGTGCAACATATTGCGATAATTTTAGTAAACGTAAAATAGATGGGAAAACTTTGTTGACACTCACTAAGGACCAAATAATAGACCTGACAGGTTTCAAAGTTGGGccttctttaaaaatatatgatctTATTCAGCaattaaaaatcaaagtgaatccaGCTCAGGAAAGGTTGAAATTaggaatgaaaaaattattataa